GCACAAATAAGAGAATACGCCGAGGCGGGCGTAGATCGATTTATCATGCACGGCTGGCCGCACCTTGAGGAGGCCGAGATCTTCGGGCGAGAGGTAATGCCCCTTTTGGCGGATCTTGACCCGGTTTCTTTGTCTGAGCCGCAGACGGTTTCCTCTTAAATTTTTGAATCAATTATTTTTTTGAATTAAATTTTGTTTTTCGGTAAGGAGCTGTCTCATGGCGAAGGGTGTTGTCTGGGTGGGAACCCCATTTATTTTGAATTTCGAGAACCCGATGGAGATTTTCCAGCCTCTCGTGGACGAGGGTCTTGAGGTGCGCCTGGATGAATGCCGGGGCTACATGCCCGAGGAGGACGTGATTGCGTGCCTTTCGGACGTCACTGCGGTCATCGCCGGGGCGGAGCCCTACACCCCTCATGTGATTGAAAACGCGCCCAACGTCCAAGTAATTACCCGTGCCGGGGTGGGCTACAATAACATTGATGTTCCCGCCGCCACATCACGGGGAATCGTCGTCACGAACGCCGCAGGCCAGAACTCTGACTCGGTAGCCGAGCATTTTTTCGGTCACTTGATAGGTGTCTGTCGGCGTATACCCTGGCTCGACAAGAACATCCGCAAGGGCCAGTGGCGCGAAATTCAGCCTGCCATGCGCCCGATTAACGGCACGACGCTTGGTATCTTGGGTTTCGGCAATATTGGCAAGCAGGTGGCAAAGCGAGCAAAGGTTTTTGACATGGAGGTCATTGCTACCGATATTGTAGAGGATAGGGAAACGGCGGATTCTCTCGGTGTCCGCTTCGTTTCGCTCGAAGAACTTGCTCGTGAGTCTGACTTTCTGACATGCCATGTTCCGTTGACGCCCGAGACCACCGAAATCATCAACCGTGATTTTTTGAAGCAGATGAAGCCAAGTGCCTGTTTGTTTAACATCTCGCGCGGACCGGTAGTCCATCTTGATGATCTGGCTGAGGCGCTTTCAAGCGGTGTCATCCAGGGTGCCGGAATCGATGTATTTCCCGAGGAGCCGCCTGATTTCGATCACCCTATTTTCAAGATGGAAAACGTGGTGCTAACGCCGCACCTGGGCGGCAGGGGAGAGGATGCCATTCTCAACACCCTTGTTCACTCGACCCAGACCATTCTCGATTTCTTCCGTGGCAAGCGGCCTACTACGGTAGTTAACCCGGAGGTGTACGAGGTGTTGGATCAAGGTGCATAACTGGCCGAGCGAAAATATGTGTACCGAAAAAATCTTTATTAATTTCAGCGAGAAATGGCATGGTAAAAAAAATTAGTTTTATCGGCTTGGGCAGGATGGGCGGGGCAATTGCGGCCAATCTATTGAAAGATGGCTTCGAGGTCGTTGGTTTTGATCTTGATCAAAAGCGGGTCAGGGAGTTCGAAGTCCTTGGCGGCACTGTCGCTACATCCATCGAAGAGGCTGCCCGTGGTGCGAAGGTGCTCATGCTTTCGGTTCCTGGCGATGCCGATGTGGAGAATGTTCTGCTCGGCGATGGCGGCGCGATATCGGGTCTTGGTCGCGGGTGTGTTGTGGTGGATTTTTCCACGGTCCTGCCTCCGACTTCTGAGAAAATGTCGGCTGCATTCGCAGAAAAAGGAGCCTTCTATCTCGATGCCCCAATTAGCGGCAACCGGCAAATTACCCGCGAGTGCGGGGGGACGGTAATGATTGGCGGCGATGAGGCGGCCTGGCGACGCGTTAGGCCCGTAGTGCGAAAAATTTCCCTTCGCCAGTACTATATGGGGGCGAGCGGGCGTGGCGCGCTGATGAAACTTGTGGTCAACACCGTAAGCGAGCTTAATAGAACGGCTCTTGCCGAGGGCCTCACGTTTGGAATGGCGGGAGGCATCGACGGCAATTTGCTTTTAGAGGTGCTTGCATCGGGTTCGGCCTACTCGAAGCAGATTGACCACAAGGGCGAGCGCATGATCAATAGCGACTTTAAAGATCCTGAGGCGACCACGCGGATGTGCGTCAAGGACGCAGAGCATATGTTGACGACGGCCAGCGAGATAGGGGCGCCCATGCCGCTCACCGCACTTCGCTGCCAGCTTTATCAGGCGACGGCACGGATGAGTCATGGCGAGGACGATCCAGCGAGCGTGATTGATCTTTACCGGTCCCTGGCAGGAGAAGAGATGAAAACGGCTAAAAAAAAGCGTAGGAAAAAATA
Above is a genomic segment from Nitrospinaceae bacterium containing:
- a CDS encoding alkanesulfonate monooxygenase (catalyzes the release of sulfite from alkanesulfonates), which produces AQIREYAEAGVDRFIMHGWPHLEEAEIFGREVMPLLADLDPVSLSEPQTVSS
- a CDS encoding phosphoglycerate dehydrogenase, giving the protein MAKGVVWVGTPFILNFENPMEIFQPLVDEGLEVRLDECRGYMPEEDVIACLSDVTAVIAGAEPYTPHVIENAPNVQVITRAGVGYNNIDVPAATSRGIVVTNAAGQNSDSVAEHFFGHLIGVCRRIPWLDKNIRKGQWREIQPAMRPINGTTLGILGFGNIGKQVAKRAKVFDMEVIATDIVEDRETADSLGVRFVSLEELARESDFLTCHVPLTPETTEIINRDFLKQMKPSACLFNISRGPVVHLDDLAEALSSGVIQGAGIDVFPEEPPDFDHPIFKMENVVLTPHLGGRGEDAILNTLVHSTQTILDFFRGKRPTTVVNPEVYEVLDQGA
- a CDS encoding NAD(P)-dependent oxidoreductase, translating into MVKKISFIGLGRMGGAIAANLLKDGFEVVGFDLDQKRVREFEVLGGTVATSIEEAARGAKVLMLSVPGDADVENVLLGDGGAISGLGRGCVVVDFSTVLPPTSEKMSAAFAEKGAFYLDAPISGNRQITRECGGTVMIGGDEAAWRRVRPVVRKISLRQYYMGASGRGALMKLVVNTVSELNRTALAEGLTFGMAGGIDGNLLLEVLASGSAYSKQIDHKGERMINSDFKDPEATTRMCVKDAEHMLTTASEIGAPMPLTALRCQLYQATARMSHGEDDPASVIDLYRSLAGEEMKTAKKKRRKK